A single window of Qipengyuania sediminis DNA harbors:
- a CDS encoding extensin family protein, which produces MTRALAAAGLLLALAGCSLLPQRTPQRPPAQRPAPGADTARCLAALDSSGARFVALPDRIYAPGCQAMGAVRIDGLAGDRGTFQLSGLGPVACPLAQAFAGWARFGVDRAARQMLGSGLARIETMGSYACRPVAGRGRMSAHARAEAIDIGGFVLEDGRRISVKAGWNGASDQERAFLGTVHASACKRFGTVLGPAYNAAHADHFHVELGNGSFCR; this is translated from the coding sequence ATGACCCGCGCCCTCGCCGCGGCGGGTCTCCTGCTCGCGCTCGCCGGGTGCAGCCTGCTGCCGCAGCGTACGCCGCAGCGACCACCGGCGCAGCGGCCCGCGCCCGGCGCCGATACCGCACGCTGCCTTGCCGCGCTCGATAGTTCGGGGGCTCGCTTTGTCGCCTTGCCCGACCGCATCTACGCGCCCGGGTGCCAGGCGATGGGCGCGGTCCGGATTGACGGGCTGGCGGGGGACCGCGGCACTTTTCAGCTCAGCGGCCTCGGTCCCGTCGCCTGCCCTTTGGCGCAGGCCTTCGCAGGCTGGGCCCGGTTTGGCGTCGACCGCGCGGCCCGCCAGATGCTGGGCAGCGGACTGGCGCGGATCGAGACGATGGGCAGCTACGCTTGCCGCCCAGTGGCGGGGCGCGGGCGGATGTCGGCCCATGCGCGCGCGGAGGCGATCGATATCGGCGGCTTCGTGCTGGAAGATGGGCGGCGCATCAGCGTCAAGGCAGGCTGGAACGGCGCATCGGATCAGGAACGCGCTTTCCTGGGCACCGTGCACGCCAGCGCCTGCAAGCGCTTCGGCACGGTGCTCGGCCCCGCCTACAATGCCGCCCACGCCGATCACTTTCACGTCGAGCTCGGCAACGGCAGCTTCTGCCGCTAG
- the putP gene encoding sodium/proline symporter PutP, which translates to MDKGTIVSLSLYFAAMLAIGIYAWRKTAGTSEGFLLAGRDLSPSVTALSAGASDMSGWLLLGLPGALYLTGLSAAWIAIGLVLGAWANWLVVAPRLRAQSEARGNALTIPEFLANRFPDKALALRVVSAIVIVVFFAVYTASGLVGGGKLFESALAPLLPTGTGLSPYMLGVIVTAAVVLIYVALGGFLAVSLTDVVQGTIMFVALVAMPLVILLGPGGEAVRATRVEVPGFLSLTQGLSLLGVISAVTWGLGYFGQPHIIVRFMAIRRVEDMPAARRIGMSWMIVCLLGAIGVGLAGRAYAQANGIAVTDPETIFIVLSDLLFHPIVTGFLFAALLAAIMSTVSSQLLVTSSSLTEDFYRLFLRKQAGEREAVNASRVFLVLISGAAIFIAADPSSEVLGLVAHAWAGFGAAFGPLMILALTWDRMTGAGAVAGLVTGAAVAAGWIALGWDQALPGMAEGLYEIVPAFAAAWVAIIVVSRMTQPAATPAR; encoded by the coding sequence ATGGACAAAGGCACGATCGTCTCGCTCTCCCTCTATTTCGCGGCGATGCTGGCCATCGGCATCTATGCATGGCGCAAGACCGCCGGCACCTCCGAAGGCTTCCTGCTCGCAGGGCGCGACCTGTCGCCTTCGGTGACGGCGCTGTCGGCGGGGGCGTCCGACATGTCGGGCTGGCTGCTGCTGGGGCTCCCGGGCGCGCTTTATCTGACCGGGCTTTCTGCCGCATGGATCGCGATAGGGCTGGTGCTGGGGGCCTGGGCGAACTGGCTGGTGGTCGCGCCCCGCCTGCGCGCGCAGAGCGAGGCGCGCGGCAATGCGCTGACCATCCCTGAATTTCTCGCCAACCGCTTCCCCGACAAGGCGCTGGCGCTGCGCGTCGTGAGCGCCATCGTCATTGTGGTGTTCTTCGCCGTCTACACCGCAAGCGGGCTTGTCGGCGGGGGCAAGCTGTTCGAATCCGCGCTGGCGCCGCTGCTGCCCACGGGCACAGGCCTTTCGCCTTATATGCTCGGCGTGATCGTCACGGCGGCGGTTGTCCTGATCTATGTCGCGCTTGGCGGCTTTCTCGCCGTCAGCCTGACCGATGTGGTGCAGGGGACGATCATGTTCGTGGCGCTCGTCGCCATGCCGCTGGTCATCCTGCTGGGGCCCGGGGGCGAAGCGGTGCGGGCGACGCGCGTCGAGGTGCCGGGCTTCCTCAGCTTGACGCAGGGGCTGTCGCTGCTCGGCGTCATAAGCGCGGTCACCTGGGGGCTCGGCTATTTCGGGCAACCGCATATCATCGTGCGCTTTATGGCGATCAGGCGTGTCGAGGACATGCCTGCCGCGCGCCGCATCGGGATGAGCTGGATGATCGTCTGCCTCTTGGGCGCGATCGGCGTCGGCCTGGCCGGCCGCGCCTATGCTCAGGCGAACGGGATCGCGGTCACGGACCCGGAGACGATCTTCATTGTCCTGTCAGATCTGCTGTTCCATCCGATCGTCACCGGCTTCCTTTTCGCCGCGCTGCTGGCGGCGATCATGTCGACGGTGAGTTCGCAATTGCTTGTCACCTCATCTTCACTGACCGAGGATTTCTATCGCCTGTTCCTGCGCAAGCAGGCTGGCGAGCGCGAGGCTGTGAACGCGAGCCGCGTGTTCCTGGTCCTGATCAGCGGTGCCGCGATCTTCATCGCCGCCGATCCGTCGAGCGAAGTGCTGGGGCTGGTCGCGCATGCCTGGGCGGGCTTTGGCGCGGCCTTCGGCCCGCTGATGATCCTGGCGCTCACCTGGGACCGAATGACCGGCGCCGGCGCCGTCGCGGGGCTGGTGACGGGGGCGGCGGTGGCGGCGGGCTGGATCGCGCTTGGCTGGGACCAGGCGCTGCCGGGGATGGCGGAGGGGCTTTACGAGATCGTCCCGGCCTTCGCCGCTGCCTGGGTGGCGATCATCGTGGTCAGCCGCATGACGCAGCCCGCTGCCACGCCGGCCAGGTGA